Below is a window of Elusimicrobiota bacterium DNA.
TATTTTAAGAAGTTCTTTAAGTTCAATATAACCGTCTCTAATCGCGATATTAAATTCATCCAGGACAACCAGGTCATACATTTTTTTTGAGGCGAGAACCGACTTAAGTTTACTTAGCGCCTTAAAGCATTCAGTTCGAACGGTTTTTGACGTGATTTTAGAGAAACAACCGGGATATTTGGGCGCAAACGAGTATAATTTCAGGTTGTTTAGTTTCTTCAGAATATTCTGTTCGCCGTAAAAATCTTTCCCCTTGAAGAGCTGGATAACGCAAACCCTCCATCCCCTGCCCAGCGCCCTGACAATCTGGCCCACCGCTGCGGTCGTTTTACCCTTGCCGTTACCTGTGTTTACGATAATCATTGTATTCCCCTGCTTAAAAATATGACAAGCATTACCGTTAACTCATCTATTTCATTTATCAATCCGAAAGAATCTCCGGTAAGCCCCCCTATTTTGCGC
It encodes the following:
- a CDS encoding cob(I)yrinic acid a,c-diamide adenosyltransferase, whose product is MIIVNTGNGKGKTTAAVGQIVRALGRGWRVCVIQLFKGKDFYGEQNILKKLNNLKLYSFAPKYPGCFSKITSKTVRTECFKALSKLKSVLASKKMYDLVVLDEFNIAIRDGYIELKELLKILSNNLHKNDFIVTGRYAPKELIKAADLVTEMKEIKHPFNKGIPAKKGIEF